The genomic segment tctctggaaaaaaccttcaaaggcttcaatacattcaaaacagtgcaacTACAATTCTGATGATAGTATGTAAACAGGAACACATCACACCTATattccataaccttcactggctcccaatcacctacagaatccattttaagattgctctcatgacccaccaatgcatccatggcaatgcccccacatacttcaaagacctcctcactccccacacatcctcctGTTCCCTcgttcatacaacactaatcttctctgTCCCCCTCGCACCAAACTTCACacaatgggagacagggccttctgttcagctgaccctcatatttggaactccctccccgaccaccagagggctccacaaactgtggaagcttttaaaaaagcctcaagacatacctgtttagacaggcctatcacacgtctgaataatttgaatctgttgcatcttagtctttttattctattattttattttggttttattatattctggtgactgtttttatcttaagattttatttttttattctcttatttatccttgcttttatttttttccctgtagcactttaagatttttattaatgaaaggtgcattataaatgaaatttattatCATGACACtgttgaacgtgatgtcattgaacGTCACTTTACACTCATTTGTGTAAACAATCAGTTCtgctgatgaatgtttattttctttacataaatctgaaaatgccagaagtgtcttactgtggaaaatgaaaagatgatgtcatcgccctgcctctgtaacatgttgttcacagtttaacagtctaatttaggatattttttttttcttcttgttggtggtagGACAAAATGCTGGCGTCCTCCAGCTgaaaaactcacccagagcagacagacactgagGAGCTTCTTAAAAActcttcaaaaaacaaaacaaaacaaaaaacacttaacAAGtaactgggtgattcttagactacgggcacttattatgtcctttgatcatattgtatgaaaaacagaaaaaaggggaaatttcacacttttatagttatctttacaatgaatgtgttaagaaatttgttctagtagtctatgatgactttttcacctttttttcaatgtcatacaactgttgtgattttttttaaacaaaatgtagttgtcccacactattgccgtaatttccaccacaacactgtaaagtccctaaacagtttgtatgaaagattgtttgggtagtttctatggagataaacagtgacatcagagcacatgtatatagcgccaaatcacaacaaacagttgccccaaggcgctttatattgtaaggcaatggtgtggtggaaattacatttacaaggccaatagtgcccatagttaaagaatcacccaacttCCATCATAACGAATCAACGCATTTTCCAacccttccaaaacaagggtgtcatgtggagaacagttttcatctgtgatgatgaatcctcgCAACagttcagattaaaagactttattaatCCGTGAGCAagcttctaaagttttagcttttgttGTTAGCTCCACATCTTCTTCcccattttttgtagaagcgttacagcgccacacacaggcctggcatatgtactgcagcattttcacatggtttcactggatctgtgagaacggagatatttcttgaatggaacaatttttgaaaatgacaaagaaaaagattgtatagcagaagtttagtttcagtgttaacaaggccttaaaaacatgagatgaaattataataaaaaataataaataaatggggaattattttcttggggggggggggggggggtgctatgacaaatccagggggagctctagcacTCCCTAGCGCCCCCTTCCCATACTTCCACTCCTGTGTGCACGTGGATCATGACTTACCAGTTGGCTCGGTCCGTCGAGTGTTCTTCCTAGCAGtgcacagtggtgtcaaaagtacacacatttgttacttaagtagacgtatagatactgcagcttaaaaacactctggtaaaagttgaagtatcaacttgacctctttactcaagtaaaagtgaaaaagtatgtgctccaaaacctacttaaattataaaagtataaagtaacctttttttttaaaaaaaaaaaaaaggtagatgacactatatgaattgaaagcttaatttaaaaactgattcgttctacatgtggcccaagccccaaaacccaaaattacacccaacaccacctgcacgaaaatgtttcaattctagaagctctgaaatgcaatctgggactattccagacaataaactgcagtgagtacagcatgttgtgaaagtgtaggtacacggacccacaacagggggcgtaatgaacggacaatggagaaaggtgaataacaagttttactgttgtgaaacgagcacaacgaatacaacaattaacaatttggggtcgaatccgctggtgtcgtgtgggcaggctcgaaggtaggagacgtccgtctcagtcgaaccggaaccacccagatctcctctgccaccgaaccctggaaatactggaaccgccaagtcccgaattcccaggtggccactgcctccgctcgtcggatccggtactgctggcgggagagagcaacaacacacaggtgtggatgcgacagcacccagtaacggagtggggagaagccgcctccacctcttgtcaatatatagcaggaaggtgagtactatccaagcaatttagctatcagtagtcagcagtcctgaaaaggtttaacaagttttagctggttattcagaatatgaatgcagagaacgttacctcagtcttaaggcgatatctcggcactgaggtggagacgccgtcctgatgatatacccccgtgctgagtggagtcagctgtgtccagtaatgggtgacagctgtcaccctgactgctctcataaggcggcggcgccctctggtgcctggagcccgcactccaggcagggcgccctctggtggtggtgggccagcagtacctcctcttcagcggcccacacaacacagcatCCACTTagtgaaggaaaacaaaaaaaaaaacaaaaaaaaaagacaactttccttattcaaattcattccagtagtattctgctcttactaggatgcagcagttttctagtttggcagatagttctggagaaaatcactgaagaaattaacacattgaaaatatggtttgaccgaaacaaactgtcattaaataagacagggatgaagtggaggtgtaatagtcactaggtgttcacaggaaacacttatttatttatgtatgtattttctcttctaagtccctgttctcttctaagtccctgttagtaaatgatataataattgatcaacatattgatttattctgccttacagaaacctggttacagcaggatgaatatgttagtttaaatgagtcaacacccccgagtcacactaactgccagaacgctcgtagcacgggccgaggcggaggattagcagcattcttccattccagcttattaattaatccaaaacccagacagagctttaattcatttgaaagcttgactcttagtcttgtccatccaaattggaagtcccaaaaaacagttttatttgttattatctctcgtccacctggtcgttactgtgagtttctctgtgaattttcagaccttttgtctgacttagtgcttagctcagataattatagtgggcgattttaacatccacacagatgctgagaatgacagcctcaacactgcatttaatctattattagactcaattggctttgctcaaaatgtaaatgagtccacccaccactttaatcatatcttagatcttgttctgacttatggtatggaaattgaagacttaacagtattccctgaaaactcccttctgtctgatcatttcttaataacatttacatttactctgatggactacccagcagtggggaataagtttcattacactagaagtctttcagaatgcgctgtaactaggtttaaggatatgattccttctttatgttctctaatgccatataccaacacagtgcagagtagctacctaaactctgtgagtgagatagagtatctcgtcaatagttttacatcctcattgaagacaactttggatgctgtagctcctctgaaaaagagagccttaaatcagaagtgcctgactccatggtataactcacaaactcgcagcttaaagcagataacccgtaagttggagaggaaatggagtctcactaatttagaagatcttcacttagtctggaaaaagagtctgttgctctataaaaaagccctccgtaaagctaggacatcttactactcatcactaattgaagaaaataagaaccccaggtttcttttcagcactgtagccaggctgacaaagagtcagagctctattgagccgagtattcctttaactttaactagtaatgacttcatgactttctttgctaataaaattctaactattagagaaaaaattactcataaccatcccaaagacatatcgttatctttggctgctttcagtgatgccggtatttggttagactctttctctccgattattctgtctgagttattttcattagttacttcctccaaaccatcaacatgtctattagaccccattcctaccaggctgctcaaggaagccctaccattaattaatgcttcgatcttaaatatgatcaatctatctttattagttggctatgtaccacaggcttttaaggtggcagtaattaaaccattacttaaaaagccatcacttgacccagctatcttagctaattataggccaatctccaaccttcctttctctcaaaaattcttgaaagggtagttgtaaaacagctaactgatcatctgcagaggaatggtctatttgaagagtttcagtcaggttttagaattcatcatagtagagaaacagcattagtgaaggttacaaatgatcttcttatgacctcagacagtggactcatatctgtgcttgttctgttagacctcagtgctgcttttgatactgttgaccataaaaatttattattgccataggtattaaaggcactgcgctgcggtggtttgaatcatatttatctaacagattacaatttgttcatgtaaatggggaatcttcttcacagactaaggttaattatggagttccacaaggttctgtgctaggaccaatttattcactttatacatgtttcccttaggcagtattattagacagcattgcttaaattttcattgttacacagatgatacccagctttatctatccatgaagccagaggacacacaccaattagctaaactgcaggattgtcttacagacataaagacatggatgacctctaatttcctgcttttaaactcagataaaactgaagttattgtacttggccccacaaatcttagaaacatggtgtctaaccagatccttactctggagagagcatatctcacccatattggcctctcttcattggcttcctgttaattttagaatttaaaattcttcttcttacttataaggttttgaataatcaggtcccatcatatcttagggacctcatagtaccatatcaccccaatagagcgcttcgctctcagacagcaggcttacttgtagttcctagggtttgtaagagtagaatgggaggcagagccttcagctttcaggctcctctcctctggaaccagctcccaattcagatcagggagacagacaccctctctacttttaagattaggcttaaaactttcctttttgctaaagcttatagttagggctggatcaggtgaccctgaaccatcccttagttatgctgctatagacttagactgctggggggttcccatgatgcactgagtgtttctttctctttttgctctgtatgcaccactctacatttaatcattagtgattgatctctgctcttccacagcatgtctttttcctggttctctccctcagccccaaccagtcccagcagaagactgcccctccctgagccagattcatttatttgacattttattgcACTAGAGAACAACTGAAAGCAAAGTCTCAGAGATGGAAAATAAAAAGCTGCTTGTTTGTCTCTTCCATATTACAGTTATGGCCACACATGCTTCACCGCAGGGAAAGAGATGAACTAAATGACAACAGCAAAAGGTCAAGAAAGGTAAATGAAgtgatttgttgttgtttgtggtcTAATAAGGAATCGGTCCGTAGAAGGTTGTGTAGGCGGCGATGATTCCATCGGTGTCCATCATTTCATCACAAGCCACGTTAGGCTCACACACCTCCCTTAGACtgagagacacacacaaacacttatgTCACCATATATTATGCTGATATAtacatgcatatgtgtgtgtgtgtgtgtgtgtacacaggaTTTCAGAAGAGAATGTGACATTCTGTACCTCTCCAGCTGAGCCAGAGACAACTCTCCTAAAGCTCTCTTCTGCCGCATCACTGTAGAGGCCTGCTCCTTCTCCACAAGCACACCtgagcgacacacacacacacacacacaagctaatTTTCAGCAAGCTAACGTACCTCATTAAATTTCTTAGAAAAAAATTGGAGACAAAAACTGTCCAAAGTTCGCCAACctaaaaaaatattttcatgtcCCTGAGAAGTCACCTGCGCCTGTCAGTTTAAAGGTGTCCTAAatgacattttacacattaatatACAGTAGCAGACAACAACTATTCTTTGTAAACATGGTGCAATGTGTAGAGAATGACActgcactccctctgtgctcgcAGCTTTTCTGTCCCCTGTTAACCTTCTTggtctgactgtgtgtgcacacattttGTGCAAGTGAGTCCTGCGCTGTGAAACTGTTGCCCCTCCCCATGTTAATAAATAGACCCACCACATAGCTCTTGACTTTTTTCAAGCTGGCAGACAGCAGGTACTTTCCTGGATAATACCTAAAAAACACATTACGAGGCTAAAAATAAGTCTGATAAAGAATGTGGTCAAGCTAGAATCCACATGTTTGGCTTTTACCACATAGAGAGCTGTTGGACCTGTTATTCTCACAATTGAGTGGGGATGGGTGGTTTGGAGGCATTGTTTGGGGAAGAACAGCCAACTTTGTTTTGATTCTAAAAATGCAGATCGTGTAGCACTGACTGGCAGAAAAATAAGTTAAGGCAACTTTAAAATTTATTGACTGTTGCTTTTCACAGCCCTTTTTCCTTGCAAGAGAAGGCTTTGAagctatagtgcatccagaaagtattcatagcgcttcactttttccacattttgttatgttacagccttataccaaaataGGGTAAATTCATCTTTcctttcaaaattctactcacaacactccataatgacaacatgaaaaaagttttttttttgttgcaaatttattaaaataaaattttaaaaaaatgaagaaatcacatgtacaaaaagtatttacaccctttgctcaaaacttttTTGATGTACCTTTCacaacaattacagccttaagtcttcttgaacatgatgccacaagcttggcgcacctatctttgggcagttttgcccattaacTGTTGAGgtcaagtctgaggtcaagagcactctggagcaggttttcatccaggatctctctgtacattgctgcattcatctttccctcaattctgactagtctcccagttgctgctgctgaaaaacatccccacaacaggaagctgccaccaccatgcttcactgtagggatggtgcctggtttcctccaaacatgatgcctggcagtcacgccaaagagttcaatctttgcctcattagaccagagaattttgtttctcatggtctgagagtccttcaggtgccttttggtaaactacagatgggctgccatgtgccttttacggaGTgacctgtctggccactctacctgattggtggattgctgcaaagatggttgtccttctggaaggttctcctctctccacagaggaatgctggaacacTGACAGagcgaccatcaggttcttggttacctccctgactaaggtccttctccctcgattgctcagtttagacgggcggccagctctaggaagagtcttggtggatcttaagttcttctatttatggatgatggaggccactgtgctcattgggaccttcaaagcagcagaaatgtttctgtacccttccccagacttTTGCCTCGCGACAATCCTGTCttagaagtctacagacaattcctttgacttcatgctcggtttgtgctctgacatgcactgtcaactgtgggaccttatgtagacaggtgtgtgtcagttcaagtctaatcaactgaatttaccccaggtggactccaattacactgtagaaacatctcaaggatgatcagtgaaaaaaggatgcacctgagctcgatttggagcttcatgacaaaggctgtgaatacttatatacatgtgatttttttagttttttaaatatttaataaatttgcagaaatatcAAGAACTTTTTTAACATTGTCATGGGGTATTGCATGTagaaaatgaaggaaaaaaattgGAATAAGGCTCCATTTTTCTATTGCCACTTACTTCAGTTAAAGatcacaggggctggagcctatctcagcagacatagggcatgaggcgggatacaccctggacaggatgccagtctgtcacagggccacatacagacaaacactttcacacccgcatacacagcaatggacaatttaaagtttccagttcacctaactcgTGACCCTTAATGGGAGTAAGCCTTTGAAGATGAAAGAGTGTGAGTGTGTGGAATGAGGCTGTGTGGAAAAAgggaagcactgtgaatgctttctggatgcactgtaagtgtgCATGCAGGTTGTGGGGTGTCCCACTGTTGAATCATCAAGTGCACGAGGGCTGTCAGACAGACATTTGGGCCCTTTTTGCCCTGTTTCCAGAAGTCAGCATTTCTGCAGACTGGCGAAGGGAATTACTCACAGTTCAAAATGTTGTGACATCAAACATGAAGTCACCAGGGAAACCCAGAAGTTAGGAAAGGTAAACAACAACTTGGGCATCTGCAGAGCCTCTACAAACCATGGCCATTCAAAAAAATGGAAAATATAGAAAACTTGGCAATTGGGTGCAgaggtgcgcacacacacacacacacacatatatatatatatatatatatatatatatatatatatatatatatacgagggctgtccataaagtataggtcctttttattttttcaaaaactatatggatttcattcatatgtttttacgtcagacatgcttgaaccctcgtgcgcatgcgtgagtttttccacgcctgtcggtgacgtcattcgtctatgagcactccttgtgggaggagtcgtccagcccctcgtcggaattcctttgtctgagaagttgctgagagactggtgctttgtttgatcaaaattttttctaaacctgtgagacacatcgaagtggacatggttcgaaaaattaagctggttttcggtaaaaattttaacagctgatgagagattttgaggtgatactgtcgctttaaggacttcccacggtgcgagacgtcgcgcaacgctctcaggtgctgtcgtcagcctgtttcaagcttaaaacctccacatttcaggctctattgatccaggacgtcgtgagagaacagagaagtttcagaagaagtcggtttcagcattttatctggatattccactgttaaaggagatttttttaatgaaagacctgcggacggattgcagcatcggctcgcagccgccgcgacgctccaccacaggaaaaacacctctgttggaagccttaaggacaagttggaacatgtccagctgttaaacaatttctcatatactcactccactgaaagccatcaaaagccgcctggattttacaaatggttatcaacacggaggtgtttttcctgtgccgctgcaccgcgtcggttgcatcccgacgcgcggacccgtccgcacgtctttcattaaaaaaatctcctttaacagtggaatatccagaaaaaatgctgaaactgacttcttctgaaacttctctgttctctcacgacgtcctggatcaatagagcctgaaatgtggaggttttaagcttgaaacaagcTGACGACAGCACCTGAGAGCGTtgggcgacgtctcgcactgtgggaagtccttaaagcgacagtatcacctcaaaatctctcatcagctgttaaaagttttaccgaaaaccagcttaatttttcgaaccatgtccacttcgatgtgtctcacaggtttagaaaaaattttgatcaaacaaagcgccagtctctcagcaacttctcagacaaaggaattccgacgaggggctggacgactcctcccacaaggagtgctcacagacgaatgacgtcaccgacaggcgtggaaaaactcacgcatgcgcacgagggttcaagcatgtctgacgtaaaaacatatgaatgaaatccatatagtttttgaaaaaaaataaaaaggacctagactttatggacagacctcgtatatatatatatatatatatatatatatatatatatatatatacatacacacatatatatatatatatacatacacacatatatatatatagagagagagagagtaaaaattcaattcaatttaaataaaaaaaaagtcaattatCAACAAAAAATTTACTtgccttttttattcttttattatgtaTGACATTATATGTAACTGTGCTGTTGTTATAGAGGTGCAAgacttgcaggtgcagtgaaaatGAGCCCACAGAGAATAAAATGTGACAgaagaaaacaaatgaacaaataaaataaataaaaaaccccaCACAGCTTGTGCTTGAGAagaccttttttaaaaaaatctcctcttGCTCCCATTAAGCAAAACCTAAAACTATTAACAAAATGACTTTTGTGCAAAAAATAACTGAGCTCAAGCTCAACATTTCATAAATTTTGAAGAAATTAGGGAATATTGTATTTTCCTTACCATCTTGAGCAGCATTGTCACTGTCAGGCTGCGAAGCGGTGCAGCCTGTGAGATGcagcagaaaagaaaagaaaaatgaattGATGCATTTTAAAGCCAAAACAAAATCTCTGAACTTAACTTCACCAAACTGAAACAAAGAATAGGCCAGTATTTTTGTGGCACTTCCACTTTAATTTGGAAGAAGTTGGTTTTTCCATGCAAATTTGAGCAAACTTAACATTTATATTGTTTTCTTCAGAAACAGATCTTACCTGAATACAGGCAGATGACTGTGAGGGAGCAGAGAGTCAGAGCGACCAAAGTCTTCATCTTTCTGCTTTTCACTGAAGGCACACTTTGTCTCTCTGCCATTCATGCGCGCATATAAATATGCGCTGGGATTGAGATGCGGCCCTCACTGTCATGTGGATATGTGATTGGTTGGGGAATCATGTATCACACATCGACAAAACTTACTGAAGTGAGTATTCATAGATTCATCCACACACACCAATGCAATAAGATTTTACACTCTGCTGTTTGCTGTAAAACccaagtggcatgaaattaaaGGTGACAGATTCACAAATAACAGCATCTGGAAGTGATTTTCCTGTGAAAATCTTTTGCACCATATGAGGTTTTGTTCACTGCTGGCGATAAACCAAATGATCTCAGTGATCAGTTGTTTGCATGTGTATCCACATTTTCTCCTCTACaactaaaaatgtttttttttttcttcaaaattcatcCATAAGTACCAAAATGAGGTCAAAAATAAGAGTGGCATTAAATGTGTCTTCTTACCTTGCACGCCAGTGAAGTGGCAAAGCAG from the Thalassophryne amazonica chromosome 16, fThaAma1.1, whole genome shotgun sequence genome contains:
- the bglap gene encoding osteocalcin, which produces MAERQSVPSVKSRKMKTLVALTLCSLTVICLYSGCTASQPDSDNAAQDGVLVEKEQASTVMRQKRALGELSLAQLESLREVCEPNVACDEMMDTDGIIAAYTTFYGPIPY